From a single Pseudophryne corroboree isolate aPseCor3 chromosome 6, aPseCor3.hap2, whole genome shotgun sequence genomic region:
- the RAB3D gene encoding ras-related protein Rab-3D: MASASDPRQPPKDAADQSFDYMFKLLIIGNSSVGKTSFLFRYADDSFTSAFVSTVGIDFKVKTVYRNEKRVKLQIWDTAGQERYRTITTAYYRGAMGFLLMYDISNLDSYNAVQDWATQIKTYSWDNAQVLLVGNKCDLEDDRVVPAEDGRRLAEELGFEFFEASAKENINVKQVFERLVDVICEKMNESLENGPPPNGSAPITGEPPKDSSNCSC, from the exons ATGGCATCGGCCAGTGACCCACGCCAGCCCCCGAAAGATGCCGCAGACCAGAGCTTTGATTATATGTTTAAGCTCCTAATCATCGGCAACAGCAGTGTGGGCAAAACCTCATTCCTCTTCCGCTACGCCGACGATTCCTTCACCTCCGCCTTCGTCAGCACCGTGGGGATAGACTTTAAGGTCAAGACGGTCTATAGGAATGAGAAGAGAGTGAAGCTACAAATCTGG GACACAGCTGGGCAGGAGAGGTACCGTACCATCACCACTGCATATTACCGAGGAGCCATGGGTTTCCTGCTTATGTACGACATTTCAAACCTGGACTCCTACAATGCCGTGCAGGACTG GGCAACACAAATCAAAACATACTCCTGGGACAATGCACAGGTTCTTTTAGTTGGGAACAAGTGTGACTTGGAAGACGACAGAGTTGTCCCAGCTGAGGACGGGCGCAGGCTGGCAGAGGAACTAG GGTTTGAGTTTTTTGAGGCCAGCGCCAAAGAGAACATCAATGTGAAGCAAGTCTTTGAGCGGTTAGTGGATGTCATCTGTGAGAAGATGAATGAGAGCCTGGAGAACGGACCACCACCTAATGGCAGCGCACCTATCACTGGCGAGCCCCCCAAGGACTCCAGTAATTGCTCCTGTTAG